A region from the Sutcliffiella horikoshii genome encodes:
- a CDS encoding leucine-rich repeat domain-containing protein, with amino-acid sequence MKKSFWLNVMVVFTLLLSLVSPAAHAYSEGTEEGTSKVLLKEAVPSEDGNVLVWETHREEPSSGSDEQSFVLVKNGNAVKVAPVELFDQATEFTKVYTYTDKVDTPTAIEYGVVWSLNGQALESNKMVVDLVESTTTTEESDSTDPTVDTEEEEASNKENGENGTVSSDEESVPSEEPTPSTEEEENTESTIEEVDGSEVNFVPSEKENLLINSLIGGEEEESYLFLEKMFVNEHSFAVMWFGHVDRNLGRIAKYELYLNETLITSGGPRLSDYEFTNLTPDTLYEVKVKALDKNDNLLLEETLEINTLPSPSGEVVKFEDANLALAIQTQMNLDREIRESDMHHLTMLDASSLGLTSIKGLERAVNLEILFLYDNSIEDLSPLAGLTKLFMLEVEENNVTNVNPLSNLSNLYILGLGNNPITKIDALAGLTNLEGLFLHNTQISDISALTDLFNLTFITLADTNVDFSPESSAWDLFNAWADAGVYVDVLEEDYFEPFELEFYHTTEQSISLGWWYYTENEEDYEKEYLYKVYVNDVLYEETYMNEMTILGLEPSNDYIIKVEMYDEDGTTLLHENFDMAQTLAPPTGDIVTIHDNGLNEAIRQQLGLQELDREIYQSDMERLEYLYASWMGIKKLDGIEHAMNLLDLDVSGNEIKDLSPLAGMESLYSLNLSDNLITDISALKDLYISYLDLSVNPISDISDLSGLPDLETLYLHHTNITDISVLLELDYLWEVTLFGMEGLTFEEGSPELAIVEQLRELGVTVYLTEDEFHGPSPYTLEVVDVTDSTIEVEWTYEWADEVDHYQVLLDGEIVDTTTDMSYLFTDLMADTLYNIAIVPVNVGGWEMDYFEIDASTLPAEEQPVDEEEDNEEKEEENTPPVVVKPGDGKDKNPTVKQPASDTKKGNKLPVTATNTLNYILIGLAMLVVGAAGVWFARRRVAA; translated from the coding sequence TTGAAAAAGAGTTTTTGGCTAAATGTAATGGTTGTATTTACCTTACTACTTTCATTAGTAAGTCCTGCTGCACATGCCTATTCGGAAGGAACCGAAGAAGGAACGTCAAAGGTATTATTAAAGGAAGCAGTGCCATCTGAGGATGGAAATGTTTTAGTTTGGGAGACTCATAGAGAGGAACCTTCATCAGGCAGCGACGAACAAAGTTTTGTATTAGTGAAAAATGGTAATGCAGTTAAAGTAGCCCCTGTGGAATTATTTGATCAGGCTACAGAATTCACAAAAGTCTATACATATACAGACAAGGTAGATACCCCAACAGCTATCGAGTATGGTGTAGTATGGAGCTTGAATGGACAAGCTTTGGAGAGCAATAAAATGGTAGTGGATTTGGTGGAAAGTACAACCACTACAGAAGAATCTGACTCTACAGATCCTACTGTAGACACAGAAGAGGAAGAAGCAAGCAACAAGGAGAACGGAGAAAACGGGACTGTTTCAAGTGATGAAGAGTCTGTACCTTCCGAAGAACCTACACCTTCCACTGAGGAAGAGGAAAACACCGAATCTACCATAGAAGAGGTAGACGGATCTGAAGTGAATTTTGTTCCTTCAGAAAAAGAGAATCTTTTAATAAACAGCTTAATCGGTGGCGAAGAAGAGGAATCCTATCTGTTCCTTGAAAAAATGTTCGTCAATGAACATTCTTTTGCCGTAATGTGGTTTGGTCACGTAGATAGAAACCTCGGAAGAATTGCCAAGTACGAGCTTTACCTTAATGAGACTTTGATTACTTCAGGTGGTCCTAGATTATCAGATTATGAGTTTACAAATTTAACACCTGATACGCTGTATGAAGTAAAGGTGAAAGCATTAGATAAAAACGATAATTTGTTATTAGAAGAAACATTGGAAATAAATACACTTCCTTCTCCATCAGGTGAAGTGGTGAAATTTGAGGATGCAAACCTCGCGCTTGCCATCCAAACGCAGATGAACCTGGACAGGGAGATCCGCGAAAGTGATATGCATCACTTGACAATGCTTGATGCTAGCTCTCTTGGTCTTACAAGCATTAAAGGGCTTGAAAGAGCAGTTAATTTAGAAATTCTATTCCTTTACGACAACAGCATTGAAGACCTCTCTCCTCTTGCAGGCTTGACAAAGCTTTTCATGCTGGAAGTGGAAGAAAACAATGTGACGAATGTTAATCCACTGAGCAATTTGAGCAATCTATATATTCTTGGTTTAGGGAACAACCCTATTACAAAAATTGATGCATTGGCTGGATTAACCAATCTAGAAGGTCTCTTTTTACACAATACACAGATTTCAGATATCTCTGCATTGACAGATTTATTCAATCTAACATTTATTACGTTAGCAGATACTAACGTCGACTTTTCTCCTGAATCTTCAGCTTGGGATCTATTTAATGCGTGGGCTGACGCCGGTGTATATGTTGACGTTCTAGAAGAGGACTACTTCGAACCATTTGAGTTGGAATTCTACCACACCACGGAACAAAGCATCTCTCTTGGCTGGTGGTACTACACAGAGAACGAAGAAGATTATGAGAAAGAATACCTCTATAAGGTGTATGTAAATGATGTACTTTATGAAGAAACTTATATGAATGAAATGACCATTTTGGGGCTTGAACCGTCAAATGACTACATCATCAAAGTAGAGATGTACGATGAAGATGGAACTACTCTACTTCATGAGAATTTTGATATGGCACAGACCCTTGCACCACCAACGGGTGATATTGTTACTATTCATGACAATGGCTTGAACGAAGCCATCCGTCAACAGCTAGGTCTCCAAGAACTTGATCGTGAAATTTATCAGTCCGATATGGAGAGACTGGAATACTTATACGCTTCCTGGATGGGTATAAAAAAGCTGGATGGCATTGAACATGCAATGAACTTGCTTGACTTGGATGTTAGCGGGAATGAAATAAAAGACCTTTCTCCATTAGCAGGGATGGAATCTTTATATTCCCTAAATTTATCGGATAACCTTATTACAGATATCAGTGCTTTAAAAGACTTATATATTAGTTATCTTGATTTGTCAGTAAACCCTATCTCTGATATTTCAGACTTAAGCGGGTTGCCAGACCTGGAAACCCTGTACTTGCATCACACCAACATCACAGATATCAGCGTCCTGTTGGAACTTGATTATCTGTGGGAAGTAACTCTTTTTGGAATGGAAGGGTTAACGTTTGAAGAGGGCTCTCCGGAACTTGCGATTGTAGAGCAACTCAGAGAACTTGGTGTGACAGTGTATCTGACTGAGGACGAATTCCACGGTCCTTCCCCTTATACCCTTGAAGTAGTAGATGTTACAGACAGTACTATTGAGGTAGAATGGACTTACGAGTGGGCAGACGAAGTCGATCATTATCAAGTCCTTTTAGACGGAGAAATAGTGGATACTACTACTGATATGTCCTACCTTTTCACTGATCTGATGGCTGATACGTTGTACAACATTGCAATTGTCCCGGTTAATGTAGGTGGCTGGGAAATGGATTACTTCGAAATTGACGCTTCTACATTACCAGCTGAAGAACAGCCTGTAGATGAAGAAGAAGATAACGAGGAAAAAGAAGAAGAAAACACCCCACCAGTTGTGGTGAAGCCGGGGGACGGTAAAGATAAAAACCCTACGGTTAAACAGCCCGCTTCCGACACGAAAAAAGGCAATAAGCTTCCTGTAACAGCAACGAACACATTAAACTATATCTTGATTGGATTAGCTATGTTGGTCGTTGGTGCAGCGGGAGTTTGGTTTGCAAGACGTCGAGTGGCAGCATAA
- a CDS encoding competence protein ComK, whose protein sequence is MGKEFQVIYQYQISLTTMALQAHRHPQYQTYIKDIEGEYMTDDTARDILHSGCLDDSSTYDGRRIATIHFTNYIQKTPILIDQAEGIIAIPTHSPDQDACCWLFLHHLSHVEAISSTRCVVVFNNHDRLILNVSAITIYEQVKKASVVLTRFCSNKQFNFSLNPKVKRSSKTRKVKD, encoded by the coding sequence ATGGGGAAAGAGTTTCAAGTGATTTACCAATATCAGATTAGCCTTACAACAATGGCGTTGCAAGCACATAGGCATCCTCAGTATCAAACCTACATAAAGGATATTGAAGGAGAATATATGACGGATGACACCGCGAGAGATATTTTGCATAGTGGCTGTTTAGATGACAGCAGTACCTATGACGGTCGTCGAATTGCCACCATTCATTTTACAAATTATATTCAAAAGACGCCGATTCTTATTGACCAGGCTGAAGGGATCATTGCCATTCCTACACATTCACCTGATCAGGACGCTTGTTGCTGGCTATTTCTACACCATTTGTCACATGTTGAAGCCATTTCCTCCACGAGATGTGTGGTAGTGTTTAATAATCATGATCGTTTGATTCTAAATGTATCTGCCATCACTATTTATGAACAGGTAAAAAAAGCTTCTGTCGTGTTAACTCGTTTCTGTTCAAACAAACAGTTCAATTTTTCGTTAAACCCGAAAGTAAAGCGCTCATCAAAAACACGTAAAGTAAAAGACTAA
- a CDS encoding Glu/Leu/Phe/Val family dehydrogenase: MASQTRKIVQESLDALLEDSAFLPELDGDSRKQAFTSLGAILSTPNHLHKSFLRIALENGSVVRIPAFRVQHNNALGPYKGGIRFHETVNEEEVINLASLMTLKNALHDVPYGGGKGGIVIDPRSFSVKELHLICKKYVQYFSDILGPDKDIPAPDMGSGEREMDWMMAEYKSIRPGQPYKGSFTGKSVINGGSLGRREATGKGVYFSFRYLLHDFLKEQRKFLTNNENVFAKTALDYDGSPLTIAVQGFGNVGSVAALEAYQCQHLQNKVVAVSDRNVTLYNSDGLDIPSLVKFVALNGGDLPTTENQLEDAQIKATIRDRGDILYFDVDVLILAALEDQIHDANKEKIKARIIVEGANAPVTSEADEYLSAKGVIIIPDILANAGGVIVSYFEWMQGRETQFYTEEQVFNLLHEKMKNTMNTILPAFFGDPHPLRQNCYIHSVMKLSTVLYRQGKLY, from the coding sequence ATGGCTAGTCAGACGAGGAAGATTGTACAGGAGTCTTTGGATGCGTTGCTCGAGGATTCTGCTTTTTTGCCAGAGCTTGATGGAGATTCTAGGAAGCAGGCTTTTACCTCCCTTGGTGCGATCCTTTCTACACCGAACCATCTACATAAATCATTTCTGCGAATTGCGCTCGAAAATGGAAGCGTTGTCAGAATTCCCGCCTTCCGGGTCCAGCACAACAATGCGTTAGGTCCTTATAAGGGAGGGATACGCTTCCATGAAACCGTCAACGAGGAAGAAGTCATTAATCTTGCATCCTTAATGACATTGAAAAACGCCTTACACGACGTGCCTTATGGTGGCGGCAAGGGCGGCATCGTGATAGATCCCCGTTCTTTTTCGGTGAAGGAACTTCATTTAATCTGCAAAAAGTACGTCCAGTATTTTAGTGATATTCTTGGACCCGATAAGGATATTCCTGCTCCGGATATGGGTTCAGGTGAACGGGAGATGGACTGGATGATGGCCGAGTACAAAAGCATCCGACCTGGTCAACCATATAAAGGAAGTTTTACTGGTAAGAGTGTGATAAACGGAGGTTCGCTCGGCCGCCGTGAGGCAACAGGAAAAGGCGTCTACTTTTCCTTCCGTTACTTGCTGCATGATTTCCTAAAAGAACAGCGTAAGTTCTTGACCAACAACGAGAATGTTTTTGCTAAAACGGCATTGGACTATGACGGAAGCCCGCTGACAATTGCGGTTCAGGGGTTTGGGAACGTTGGATCGGTTGCAGCGTTAGAAGCTTACCAATGTCAGCATCTGCAAAATAAAGTGGTAGCAGTTAGTGATCGGAATGTCACTTTATACAATTCGGATGGTCTTGATATCCCATCTTTAGTGAAGTTTGTCGCACTCAACGGCGGAGACCTCCCAACTACAGAAAATCAATTAGAGGATGCACAGATTAAAGCCACCATTCGCGATCGCGGGGACATCTTATATTTTGATGTGGACGTTTTGATTTTAGCTGCACTTGAAGATCAAATACATGATGCCAATAAAGAAAAGATAAAAGCGCGAATTATTGTCGAAGGCGCCAATGCGCCAGTAACAAGCGAAGCAGACGAATATTTAAGTGCCAAAGGCGTCATTATCATCCCGGATATTCTGGCTAATGCAGGCGGGGTCATCGTATCATATTTTGAGTGGATGCAAGGTCGGGAAACCCAATTCTACACCGAAGAACAAGTCTTCAACCTCTTACACGAGAAAATGAAGAACACCATGAACACCATACTGCCAGCCTTCTTCGGCGACCCCCACCCACTAAGACAAAACTGCTACATCCACTCCGTCATGAAACTCTCCACCGTCCTTTACCGGCAGGGAAAGCTTTATTAA
- the galE gene encoding UDP-glucose 4-epimerase GalE has protein sequence MAILVTGGAGYIGSHTSVELLNAGYDIVIVDNFSNSNHVSLDRVKEITGKDFAFHEVDLLDKESLDKVFREHSIEAVIHFAGLKAVGESVEKPLFYYHNNITGTLYLCEVMQEHGVKNIVFSSSATVYGLPESVPISESFPLSATNPYGQTKLMIEQIMRDLQVADPDWSISLLRYFNPIGAHESGRIGEDPNGIPNNLMPFITQVAIGKLPQLQVFGNDYDTVDGTGVRDYIHVVDLAKGHLKALEKVLSDKGVNAYNLGTGNGYSVLEMVKAFEKASERDVPYKIVARRPGDIGECFADPTKAKEELGWQAEKGLDEMCQDSWKWQKNNPNGYKE, from the coding sequence ATGGCGATTTTAGTTACAGGCGGTGCCGGTTATATCGGGAGCCACACAAGCGTAGAGTTATTAAATGCTGGATATGATATTGTTATTGTTGATAATTTCTCAAATAGTAATCATGTTTCATTGGATAGAGTTAAAGAAATCACCGGGAAGGATTTTGCTTTCCATGAGGTCGATTTATTGGATAAAGAAAGCCTTGATAAAGTTTTCCGTGAGCATTCTATCGAGGCTGTCATCCATTTTGCCGGTTTAAAGGCTGTTGGGGAGTCTGTGGAAAAGCCTCTATTCTATTACCACAATAACATTACCGGTACATTATATTTATGTGAAGTGATGCAGGAGCATGGTGTAAAAAATATTGTGTTCAGCTCTTCTGCGACCGTTTACGGTTTGCCTGAAAGTGTACCAATCTCAGAGTCATTCCCGTTGAGTGCAACAAATCCATATGGGCAAACTAAACTGATGATTGAGCAGATTATGCGCGACCTTCAGGTGGCAGACCCGGATTGGAGCATCTCCTTATTGCGTTACTTCAATCCGATTGGAGCACATGAAAGCGGCCGGATTGGCGAAGACCCAAATGGTATTCCGAACAACTTAATGCCATTTATTACACAAGTAGCAATTGGGAAGCTTCCGCAATTACAGGTATTCGGGAACGATTACGATACCGTAGACGGTACCGGCGTACGAGATTATATCCATGTGGTGGATCTTGCGAAAGGGCACCTAAAAGCACTGGAAAAAGTACTTTCAGACAAGGGTGTAAATGCATATAACCTTGGAACAGGCAATGGATATAGTGTTCTTGAAATGGTAAAAGCGTTTGAAAAAGCTTCTGAAAGAGACGTTCCATATAAAATTGTGGCAAGAAGACCCGGAGATATCGGAGAATGTTTTGCAGATCCTACCAAAGCAAAAGAAGAGTTAGGTTGGCAGGCTGAAAAAGGCCTTGATGAAATGTGCCAAGACTCTTGGAAATGGCAAAAAAATAATCCAAACGGATACAAAGAATAA
- a CDS encoding VanZ family protein, which translates to MQFQIHKKKIAVAIVSWGLVVGWMALIFYLSSQRGEQSADLSGGITEWVNEVVEQVAPDAEFKMDEISFFVRKNAHFFAYMSLALFTLNAIRRSGWRGSLSMGAAFIISVLYAISDEVHQLFVPGRSGQVSDVLLDSTGALAGIALYAIISYLFDGKHKARELT; encoded by the coding sequence ATGCAGTTTCAGATACACAAAAAAAAGATTGCGGTGGCGATAGTATCTTGGGGGCTTGTTGTTGGATGGATGGCATTGATTTTCTATCTTTCCTCTCAGCGAGGAGAACAATCGGCGGATTTGAGCGGGGGAATAACAGAGTGGGTGAACGAGGTTGTAGAACAAGTCGCACCTGATGCTGAATTTAAGATGGACGAAATCAGTTTCTTTGTTAGAAAAAATGCGCACTTTTTTGCTTATATGTCGCTTGCGTTGTTTACGTTGAATGCAATTAGAAGAAGTGGTTGGCGTGGCTCGTTGAGCATGGGAGCAGCTTTTATTATTTCTGTCCTATATGCCATCTCTGACGAAGTGCATCAGCTATTCGTTCCGGGCAGAAGCGGACAGGTGAGTGATGTGCTGCTCGATAGCACGGGTGCTTTGGCAGGAATAGCCTTGTATGCCATCATTAGTTACCTGTTTGACGGAAAACACAAAGCGAGGGAACTAACCTAA
- a CDS encoding DMT family transporter: MQNTKYYSALFLIMIFWGMNVPLVKILVENLSPIIMTAFRVMTAGLTVFMILAIFKLVRLPTKREAKYILLATFLNVVCHHYFLSLGLKGTSGTNAGIILGAGPILTALIATVLIKKKTNLLRWTGFILGGAGVTITILVGSNGISEVNIGDVYVFLSILTQAFSFILISKLAKTLDPRLLTGYMLVIGAGILLIIGAITEPGAVREFASLPREIWLAFFISAIIATALGHMSYNFIIGKIGPAEASIFLNFTPFFALIGSVFLLGEKVTYFHIIGLVLIVAGVLLGSGALERRGTGSVNQFRGIER; the protein is encoded by the coding sequence ATGCAAAACACCAAATACTATTCAGCGCTGTTCCTCATCATGATCTTCTGGGGCATGAACGTTCCACTGGTGAAAATTCTTGTGGAGAACTTAAGTCCGATTATCATGACCGCTTTCCGTGTCATGACAGCAGGACTTACCGTATTTATGATTCTGGCAATTTTTAAACTTGTAAGGCTACCAACAAAAAGAGAAGCCAAATATATCTTACTCGCTACTTTTCTAAATGTGGTCTGTCATCACTACTTTTTATCGCTTGGACTAAAAGGGACTTCAGGCACTAATGCAGGAATTATTTTAGGAGCGGGGCCAATCTTAACTGCCCTGATTGCAACCGTCCTCATTAAAAAGAAAACAAATCTTCTAAGATGGACGGGCTTTATCCTAGGCGGAGCTGGTGTCACCATTACCATCTTAGTTGGAAGCAATGGAATATCGGAAGTCAACATAGGTGATGTCTATGTTTTCCTATCCATATTAACCCAAGCCTTCAGCTTCATCCTTATAAGTAAACTTGCAAAAACTTTGGATCCTCGCCTGTTGACAGGATACATGCTGGTCATTGGTGCTGGAATCTTATTAATCATTGGGGCGATTACAGAACCGGGAGCGGTAAGGGAGTTTGCATCTTTACCACGAGAGATATGGCTGGCATTCTTCATATCTGCCATTATTGCAACCGCACTTGGTCATATGTCCTATAACTTTATCATTGGTAAGATTGGTCCGGCAGAAGCGTCCATTTTTCTAAACTTCACTCCATTTTTTGCCCTCATCGGATCTGTCTTTTTGCTCGGTGAAAAAGTAACCTATTTTCACATTATCGGACTTGTGCTGATTGTGGCAGGTGTGTTGCTGGGGTCTGGAGCTTTGGAAAGGCGAGGCACTGGCTCAGTAAACCAATTTCGGGGAATAGAAAGGTAA
- a CDS encoding acyltransferase family protein has protein sequence MKKQIYEIYWIRAIACLSVVFIHSLTRTYTHYDVPESTVQLLQTIQILLMFATPMFILISEIISSKVYPDSLPKSFFKKRFQFLLLPYLLTPFLYGLYHLIIKNASIEKVKGNILDDIFLGAWHGYFIVIILQFMFIHWIYIKWFKNISAWVMLSLTFAINTGYLYVANYQTEWLPQVMQEWLPFVRMPFIGWIFYFTVAYYVGRYLAELKENRKWAFPLSVAATGITGYLMVKIFTSGTYTLLSSVRLDIMFYTVSLFFALFYLFSFIPKVPRVIMFISKYSFQIFLLHYLSFNLINLVLPEMNIKWYALSLFLSGVLGSILLARIINILPFGKYIVGPIRSKKRVS, from the coding sequence ATGAAAAAGCAGATTTACGAAATATATTGGATAAGGGCTATTGCATGTCTAAGTGTAGTATTTATCCATTCCTTGACCAGAACGTACACACACTATGATGTGCCTGAGAGCACTGTTCAATTGTTGCAGACAATCCAAATTTTACTGATGTTTGCTACACCGATGTTTATTTTAATTTCAGAAATTATAAGCTCTAAAGTGTATCCGGATTCTTTACCTAAAAGCTTCTTTAAGAAAAGATTCCAGTTTTTATTGTTACCTTATTTATTAACACCATTTTTATATGGTTTATATCACTTAATAATAAAGAATGCTTCGATAGAAAAGGTAAAAGGAAACATATTGGATGATATTTTTCTTGGTGCCTGGCACGGATATTTCATTGTTATCATTTTGCAGTTTATGTTCATTCATTGGATATATATAAAATGGTTCAAAAATATATCCGCATGGGTTATGTTGTCTTTGACTTTCGCAATAAACACAGGATATCTATACGTAGCCAATTACCAAACAGAATGGTTGCCACAAGTGATGCAAGAATGGCTGCCATTTGTGAGGATGCCGTTCATTGGCTGGATTTTTTACTTTACAGTAGCATACTATGTGGGTAGATATTTAGCAGAGTTGAAAGAAAACCGAAAATGGGCGTTTCCTCTTTCTGTAGCGGCAACAGGAATTACAGGCTATTTAATGGTGAAAATCTTCACATCTGGAACGTATACGCTATTATCATCCGTTAGATTAGATATTATGTTTTATACAGTATCCTTATTTTTCGCACTGTTTTATTTGTTCTCATTCATTCCAAAAGTTCCAAGAGTAATTATGTTTATAAGTAAGTATTCCTTTCAAATATTTTTACTTCATTATTTATCGTTTAATTTGATCAATCTTGTACTGCCGGAAATGAACATAAAATGGTACGCCCTTTCTTTATTTTTATCAGGAGTATTAGGTTCCATTTTACTAGCACGAATCATTAATATTTTGCCGTTTGGAAAATATATTGTCGGACCTATTAGGAGTAAAAAAAGGGTTAGCTGA
- a CDS encoding glycosyltransferase: MRVLHLSSYYITNKLYMNLFKQLSTKGLEQDVFIPVKSSNSIGVNQLPSDYKTVHYHYKNIVKPQHKIMYFNKISKQKKEIEQEILSKNDIDIIHAHTIFSDGGSAYKIHKKYNIDYVVSVRSTDINAFYKYGYHLRPFMYKVLLSAKNIVFISNAYQKKVFELLPKKVLNQIKDKCLIIPNGIDDYWHENARTEDKPAPAKRLKLVFVGILDENKNIKTVIKTCEMLNSQGIDTTLEVFGSGPLEQECKDLTKSLGLQQKVTFHGYITDKKVIAATMEQSDIFVMPSFRETFGLVYIEAMSKGLPVIYSKGEGLDGMFEDGAVGYAVDPTSAAKITDTIQTILNNYESISSRCIKEAKPFNWNNIGGKYYELYK; the protein is encoded by the coding sequence ATGAGAGTGTTACATCTATCGTCGTACTATATAACAAACAAGCTGTATATGAATTTGTTCAAGCAATTGTCCACAAAGGGATTGGAGCAGGATGTTTTCATTCCTGTAAAAAGCAGCAACAGTATTGGCGTCAATCAATTGCCGTCAGACTATAAGACAGTCCATTATCATTACAAAAACATAGTCAAGCCACAGCATAAGATCATGTATTTTAATAAAATCAGTAAGCAAAAGAAAGAAATCGAGCAAGAAATTTTGTCCAAAAATGATATTGATATCATTCATGCACATACCATCTTCAGCGATGGAGGATCTGCTTACAAAATACATAAAAAATATAATATCGACTATGTAGTATCTGTTAGAAGTACAGATATTAACGCCTTTTATAAATATGGTTACCATCTTCGTCCCTTTATGTACAAAGTGCTTTTGAGTGCAAAGAATATTGTCTTTATTTCTAATGCCTATCAAAAAAAGGTCTTTGAGTTGTTACCCAAAAAGGTGTTAAATCAAATAAAGGACAAGTGCCTTATCATACCGAACGGAATAGACGATTATTGGCACGAGAATGCGCGCACGGAAGACAAACCGGCACCTGCAAAAAGATTAAAATTAGTTTTTGTCGGGATCTTGGATGAAAACAAGAATATCAAAACGGTCATAAAAACATGCGAAATGCTTAATTCACAAGGCATTGACACCACTTTGGAGGTCTTTGGGAGCGGACCGTTGGAACAAGAATGCAAAGACCTTACAAAGTCCCTGGGCTTACAACAAAAGGTCACCTTCCACGGCTATATAACAGATAAAAAAGTTATCGCCGCAACAATGGAACAATCGGATATCTTTGTCATGCCGTCCTTCAGGGAAACTTTCGGCCTGGTATATATTGAAGCCATGTCTAAAGGCTTGCCGGTCATCTATTCCAAAGGGGAAGGCTTAGACGGAATGTTTGAAGATGGAGCAGTGGGTTATGCAGTAGACCCAACTAGTGCAGCCAAAATAACCGATACAATCCAGACGATCTTGAATAACTATGAAAGTATTTCAAGCCGTTGTATAAAAGAGGCTAAACCTTTTAATTGGAATAATATTGGTGGCAAATATTACGAACTTTATAAATAA